From the Megalopta genalis isolate 19385.01 chromosome 13, iyMegGena1_principal, whole genome shotgun sequence genome, one window contains:
- the TfIIEbeta gene encoding transcription factor IIEbeta, with protein MDPALLRERELFKKRALTTPTVEKKKKEQEKDSSRDEPLKKKPKPSSVSSGPKLDMVNYKTMSGSTQYKFGVLAKIVKHMKARHQEGDDHPLTLEEILDETNQLDVGSKVKQWLQTEALIKNPKIEVTHDNRFVFKAMYKIKDKKSLLRLLKQQDLKGLGGILLEDIQESLPHCDKHLKSLQNEILFITRPLDKKKIVFYNDKTAQFPIDDEFQKLWRAVAVDAMDDQKIDEYLEKQGIRSMQDHGPKKPAPMKRKKPINKRKQFKKPRDNEHLADVLETYDDTK; from the exons ATGGATCCAGCATTGTTGAGAGAGCGGGAGCTCTTCAAAAAAAGAGCACTTACGACTCCTAC ggtagagaaaaagaagaaggaacaAGAAAAAGATTCTTCTCGAGATGAGCCACTCAAGAAAAAACCGAAACCATCTTCTGTGTCCAGCGGGCCAAAACTGGACATGGTTAACTATAAAACTATGTCCGGTAGTACCCAGTATAAGTTTGGTGTATTAGCAAAAATAGTAAAACATATGAAAGCTCGGCATCAAGAAGGAGACGATCATCCTTTAACGTTAGAAGAAATTTTAGATGAAACTAATCAATTAGATGTGGGATCTAAG GTAAAACAATGGCTCCAAACGGAAGCTCTCATAAAAAATCCAAAGATAGAAGTGACGCATGACAATAGATTTGTATTCAAAGCTATGTATAAAATCAAAGATAAAAAATCTTTGCTGAGGTTATTGAAGCAACAAGATTTAAAAGGTCTTGGCGGAATCTTGTTGGAGGATATACAGGAAAGCTTGCCGCACTGTGATAAACATTTAAAG AGTTTACAAAACGAGATATTATTCATAACTAGACCTTTAGACAAAAAGAAAATCGTCTTTTATAATGATAAAACGGCTCAATTTCCAATAGACGATGAATTTCAAAAATTATGGAGAGCCGTTGCAGTCGATGCAATGGATGATCAAAAAATTGATGAATATCTTGAGAAACAAGGTATACGATCGATGCAAGATCACGGTCCTAAAAAACCTGCTCCGATGAAAAGAAAGAAACCTATTAATAAGAGAAAGCAATTCAAAAAGCCAAGAGATAATGAACATTTAGCAGATGTTTTAGAAACGTACGATGATACGAAATAA